The nucleotide window GGGATCCAGGGGCATGCGGGCAATGTATCCACCCTCTTTCCAGTTGGGGGCTTCTGGTTGGCCGCGTGGCTTTTTGACCAACGCCTCCAGACCCTGGTCTGTGGAAGGATAGACATAATTGTCCAGTTTGTAGAGATTCAGGGCATTTTCCAGTATACGAATCTCTTGCTTGGCTTTGACCATGCGTGCCTGATCCGGGCGATCCATGATGCGGGGGGCTACCAGGGTGGCCAGGACCGCCAGAATCACCAACACCACCATGATTTCGATCAGGGTGAAACCGCCCACGTCCTGCTTTTGCT belongs to Magnetococcales bacterium and includes:
- the gspG gene encoding type II secretion system major pseudopilin GspG yields the protein MNVQQKQDVGGFTLIEIMVVLVILAVLATLVAPRIMDRPDQARMVKAKQEIRILENALNLYKLDNYVYPSTDQGLEALVKKPRGQPEAPNWKEGGYIARMPLDPWKRPYQYLQPGTHGGTFDLFTYGADGREGGTGTNADIGNWNLED